The Manihot esculenta cultivar AM560-2 chromosome 17, M.esculenta_v8, whole genome shotgun sequence genome contains the following window.
CATGCAGCTTCCTCAATTATTTGTTTGGCTAAATGAAGCTCAGACTGAAAATCCAACTCTTCCCATAATCTGTAACGTATtgtagatattttattttaatattttaatcgaATAGTTAAAATGGGAAAATTAGGGATTTCAATGTCGTAAAATAGATTAGGGTTCAAAGCTAAGAGCTGCGTCAATCATTGGCATCTCAGATCAACAATATCAATAATCAACGATCTCTAGTCTATCTCTCATCATTGTTTAGCTTTGTCTTGTCTTTTCTTTTTCGGCCTGAATTGTTATTGTGgctgtaaataataataaatactttaatattttgtttgttttaatTATTAGATGTGATAGTGGATGACCACTAATTGTTATTTTTCATAATGGCTGTAAATGTTAATATTAATGTAGTTTTTTTTAATGTGATCggaaattgaaaaaatagaatttaagatattttaaatttatatgtatttattattatattataattatcagATTATATGCGTGAGTGacgttaatttattaattatttattaaactatatatatatattttgaatgcAGATATAattactattatatataatatattttaatatatatacatagtTTTTGTTATATAAGAATaaacattataattaatttatcggAAAGAAGTCATTTTAGACttctgaaaaaattttaaagtcaTTTAAATCCCAATTAATTTTTTGAGTCGTGAATGCccgtgaaattttaaaaataaaaaatatctctCCACTAGAAGCTACTGTTTCTTTAAGCACATTCTCCAGCTCTATAACTTTATCAACGGTAGCTCGCTTCCCCATGGCTTCAGTTTGAAGTGTCGGGACTTATCGTTGAAGTTTGACAATGTGGTCCTCACAGTTCTTATCCTAATTTTTATGAGTAACCTTTGCAGCATTAGCTTCattcaaaaaaattatgttaGAAAAGGGAAAGCTAAATATTTGGAATAacttaatatatatatgtttgaataaattattttaattgaaaagaaaaataaattttgaattataatgcTAAACTTAagattatagaaaaataaaatttatgatattatatttattaattttgaattatagcgttttaattaaaaaagtatcatcttaaattttaatataattaaattttaacaccGTCATATAATTTATAgcgtattttaattttaaattttaacactattaaattattaaatttattcaataatatatcttttattatttcattttgcATTTCAAGTTTTATATGAGGATTAACTTTTCAAATTgaaatcttaaaaaaaatatttatatattatttaatatcaattaaaattgatatatttagTTATCAATGagcttttatatttatttaagttAAATAGAGCATATTGTTTAAtaggtaaatttttttaattgattttctattttggatagaattaaattaaaattatatttgactCTGatcatttaaaattgaaaagttgAAGGATTGtcctataaaattaaattattatatgttaAACAATGACAAACATTctccatttatataaaaaatcaacaaaCGAGTGCACTAacattttttttgaataaacttttctatatattttatagGATTCTTAAATTCGGTGTACTGAAGATTAACATTAGAAAGCTCAATGTTCTCTGTTGCTGTTGCTGCATGTAATTTGAACGACGGTGAGCATTTTTTATGATTCTCGAATATTCTCGAAGTTGACATCgctgattttaatttttgatggtATTCGAAAAAAGTTATAATATTTTAGAATAATTgtaatacatatacatatataaattctcttttttacgaaaaaataaaaattaaaagaattatctTGCGATTGCATAAGTTTCATATGCGGTACATTTAATCTATAATAATGGGATTGTCAACATTTTGCATGACGATATCCTCAAAATGGATATTCGATGCAATGCAAGCCAAGTCTTAATTCTCACATTATTATCAGTGTCGTATATTTTGCAATTGTTTACATAAATTCTAGACAcaagttttttctttttgtactTTCGTAAATTTTCAACACTAATATTATATCCATATTCGCACCTTACGTTTGTGATTCGTATTTGTTAGCTCCCTTGACTAATGGGGATGCAATCACCACCAGTAATAATGTTTgaattaataatgttgatttccCCCGATCATCCAATGTGAATTTCATATGTGTTGAGACTTTGCCGCAGCGCTTTCACCGAAAACCTcactaaaaattaaagttttatcgAGGACATTGATATAAAACTGCTTGCTATTTTTAGAAGTTGTGTCCTCAACTATGCTTTTAATGATGAAGTCAAACCTTagattttaatacatttttgataaaacagttatataaagaAAACATAATTAGTATTATTGTGTAGGGGTTTATAAATGAccattaaaatatcataaaatgtAAAAGATAATTTCCTAAAAAagatttttatgaaataaaaataagttaagaTATTGTTTGTTTGGTAAAAATAacatctatttaaaaaatatttttcatgaaaaaaatttaataaaataatttatttttattgtttaattttaatttaaaaaataaaatttattaacaaaattctgaattttttttttcctctcatATAAAGGGAACACAAGTACAAAAAAACAGAAATTTGGGAGGACTATTATCTGTCAAAAGGgaggaaaaagaaaacctaaatAAACCAAAAAAGCAAAAATGGGATTTACAACGacaatacacatatatatacatacaggCTAAAACTAAATGAGACTCTTGAGACTTCGAGTTCCTCCTATTGCCTCTTCCCTGCAAGTTGAAGTTCTAGATAGCGAAGGTAACTCCTTCAGATTTGAGATTCTTTCACATTCCTTGCAGTATGAACTCATACATCTAATGCACACAAATATTGGCGGAATTTTATCACAATTATTAATCCCAGCACACCTAGTATGTTGCCAAACCCCACAGGCATCACAAGCCAACATTTTCTCTCCATCATCATCCTTGGCCCCACACATACAATCAACTGTCCACCTCTCTTTTCCTCTTTCCGTTCTAAATTGGCTATTGGCATGTCTTGATGGGCATGTCCCTTTAATCTTTATTGACCCACTTGTTCCAACAAGGAATTTTACTGTAATTGAATCTTCTAAAGCTCCATATTCAACCAGTTCATGAGCTTCAAACCTCTTAAACATCACATATACTTCTTGAAAAGCTTTAGCTGCTTCTTTCTTAAGATCAGTCACAGTAGCATTTAAAGGTAAGATTATCAGTTCTGGAGGTATGGCTGGGTCATCTTTAGCATGATCTGAAAGCTCTACATGACACAATAGATGAATGGCAAATGAATCATTTAGCTTCATTTTGTCAGGTCTGTATTCCTTCATAAATTGTTTGCAATCAATAAGCTTGGTTGCTGCATCAATCACATTTTCCCTCATCACTTGAGATCCAAAGTTTACGGTGGTATCAGGATTGAGCAAGGAATCAAGTAAAAATTTCAAATCACGTTTGACATCCTCTTTCAACGGATGGATTTTGTCCAACCCATTCCCATAATAAATGGAACTAACTGGCGTGAGCCTGTTGACAGAGAGAAAAATGATGATATTCATTTATTCAGAAAATTTATTCCAAAAGATTACAAATTAAATCTGTGATTGCTTCAATTACCTGTATTCAGCATCACCAGAATTAGGATTGCATCGGACCTGAACTACCATGCTGTTAGCTGCCAACTTTCCCCTCAGGTGTTTAATGCAATAATCAAGAAGCTCTGGAGATGCTTTTTTATACATGACACCCTTAAGAGCACGCCTTGAAACCCAATTGCTCTCACCAGATGCTGCCAACACCTTCATCATAGCTTGTTGAACACATTCGACATTGTGTCTAGTCCATGCACACAATGTCTTTGAAGTACTAGATGCTAAGTTCTCTGGTGTTTTAGGCAATAATGGCTCATTACTCTCATGGATTAGCCTCAATAAAAAGGAGCAAAGGTCCCTTAGTGTAAGGATTTCTGCGTCTGACAAAGATTGGTAAAAAGAAATAACAGCCTGCAAACGCGTTCTAGGCCTTCGTCTCTGAAACAAAAGCGGAGCTAAGGGCACATTTGAGAGAGTTTCCACCGCTTTCTGGTAAGAATCAGGCGTGAGCGCATAGCTTCCACTTTGAAATTCATAGCCCCAATTACCATACCATGAATGACCTTTGGTGATGGCATGCAGCAACCTATACTCCATCCCATATTTTCTTGACACATCCATAACCGATACTTTCCTGTACAGCAGCATAAGTTTACAATGATACCGTAGTGGAGTACAGAGCATATCAGCTTAAGTTTGTTTCTCTTGCTACCATTAAATCAttgaaagaatttaaatttcattagtTTTTACACTTCCATATTTTTTTCAGCAATCTATTTCACGGTATAGCTGCCAAcaaagttaatttaaattgcCCATCTGcaaataaatttgattaaaaaaatgcaGTTGTAGTAGACTTGCAGTTCTAAGCGCTTATGGTGACTAATAGAAGGCAGAAGCAATAAGAGTTAAACAGATTAATGTCGCTAATGTGgcttaaattttagatatattttttaaggACTAATTGCGATTCAACTCGAAAAGTCCACACTAAGAGACAAGTGTGTACACCTAATACCCTGTGTTTGTTTCCACAATTACAATTTGTAAAGGAAAACATAATCTATGATGAGGGACACATGCGCATAAATGTGATTATTATGCTTTGAGGTTTTAAATCATTGCATTTTTCACCACTCTTGGATTTCAAAATTACAGTGCTTCTATATTTACTATATAGAAATCTGATAGCAGATCAAAGTCCTATTCAATACTGCGATTTTAAAGACTTGGAACCCCAATTAAAGATCCCAATCACCAAAAAGAGTCACTAAATACTGTGAATGAAGCGTGAAGAAAGGTAAACCTGACAGCAAGAGTAGCACAGAGCCTATCCCAGAAGTCCACTATATGAGAACCAGTGAGAATATTGGAACCACCTTCTCTGCCGTTAACCCGAAGAAGGTGGCCAAAGCCATTGGAGTGGACAACACCATGCAATAGATGAGTGTGATCTTCAAATTGGGAAAGAACCCAGTCTTCAACATGGTTACCAGTATCACACCACTTGCACCTACGACAccattatcataaaaataagtaaaagcATAGAATTTGACAAGCCATACTCATAAAGTTAAGCAAACTGGTTACTGATGAAGGATTTCTCACCTTGATTCTGACACATGCAACAGATTGCTGCATTTCGAACACAAATATTCATGTTCATCTATGCTGCTTCTTGTAGCTCGAATTATGAAATGGTATCGCTTTCTGCATACCGGATGACCACTCCAACCTTTTCTTTCGCCGGGCAAAACCAAAACCCACAGGCATATTAGCTCCggattttttatatgttttttttcttcaattcttCTAAAATAGTCGTTatactaataataaataaataaataaatatgagagaGAGACACACCAACCACTCGGCACTGATTGCAGTAGGGGGATCTGGAACTTCCGAGAACATCCTCTTCCACAATATCAAGCACCACCACCACCGGCGAGACATCCGAACCTTCCAACAGATC
Protein-coding sequences here:
- the LOC110604624 gene encoding PHD finger protein At1g33420 — its product is MVLNDRPLKRTKRNRVTADLYDFFTFPEGPAPDEDLTKPFREAIKLFLSHHARVTSPPLFSCLLRWQIVFRVGDLLEGSDVSPVVVVLDIVEEDVLGSSRSPYCNQCRVVGWSGHPVCRKRYHFIIRATRSSIDEHEYLCSKCSNLLHVSESRCKWCDTGNHVEDWVLSQFEDHTHLLHGVVHSNGFGHLLRVNGREGGSNILTGSHIVDFWDRLCATLAVRKVSVMDVSRKYGMEYRLLHAITKGHSWYGNWGYEFQSGSYALTPDSYQKAVETLSNVPLAPLLFQRRRPRTRLQAVISFYQSLSDAEILTLRDLCSFLLRLIHESNEPLLPKTPENLASSTSKTLCAWTRHNVECVQQAMMKVLAASGESNWVSRRALKGVMYKKASPELLDYCIKHLRGKLAANSMVVQVRCNPNSGDAEYRLTPVSSIYYGNGLDKIHPLKEDVKRDLKFLLDSLLNPDTTVNFGSQVMRENVIDAATKLIDCKQFMKEYRPDKMKLNDSFAIHLLCHVELSDHAKDDPAIPPELIILPLNATVTDLKKEAAKAFQEVYVMFKRFEAHELVEYGALEDSITVKFLVGTSGSIKIKGTCPSRHANSQFRTERGKERWTVDCMCGAKDDDGEKMLACDACGVWQHTRCAGINNCDKIPPIFVCIRCMSSYCKECERISNLKELPSLSRTSTCREEAIGGTRSLKSLI